A genomic region of Arvicola amphibius chromosome 7, mArvAmp1.2, whole genome shotgun sequence contains the following coding sequences:
- the LOC119819455 gene encoding interferon alpha-inducible protein 27-like protein 2A isoform X2 has translation MLGTLIGAEVGAAVGVGAAPVALTAMGFTGTGIAAASIAAKMMSAAAIANGGGVAAGSLVATLQSVGVVGLSTSTNMILGTVGAAAAVLL, from the exons ATGTTGG GAACACTCATAGGTGCTGAAGTAGGAGCAG CCGTGGGTGTGGGAGCTGCacctgtagccctgactgccatGGGCTTCACAGGGACAGGAATAGCAGCAGCATCCATAGCAGCCAAGATGATGTCAGCAGCAGCCATCGCCAATGGGGGTGGAGTTGCAGCAGGAAGCCTGGTGGCCACACTGCAGTCAGTGG GTGTCGTTGGACTCTCTACATCAACCAACATGATCCTGGGTACTGTTGGGGCAGCTGCTGCAGTCTTGCTTTga
- the LOC119819162 gene encoding interferon alpha-inducible protein 27-like protein 2A has protein sequence MRKAVTAVIGGAVAVAAAPVALTAMGFTGTGIAAASIAAKMMSAAAIANGGGVAAGSLVATLQSVGVLGLSTPTNMILGGVGAAIGALF, from the exons ATGCGGA AAGCGGTTACTGCTGTGATAGGAGGAG CTGTGGCTGTGGCAGCTGCacctgtagccctgactgccatGGGCTTCACGGGGACAGGAATAGCAGCAGCATCCATAGCAGCCAAGATGATGTCAGCAGCAGCCATCGCCAATGGGGGTGGAGTTGCAGCAGGAAGCCTGGTGGCCACACTGCAGTCAGTGG GGGTCCTTGGACTTTCTACACCAACTAACATGATCCTGGGTGGTGTTGGGGCAGCTATTGGAGCCTTGTTTTGA
- the LOC119819455 gene encoding interferon alpha-inducible protein 27-like protein 2A isoform X1 produces the protein MLGTLIGAEVGAAVGVGAAPVALTAMGFTGTGIAAASIAAKMMSAAAIANGGGVAAGSLVATLQSVGKCPSRQDDWRDSQGWHLPASPSFSTLYITCVF, from the exons ATGTTGG GAACACTCATAGGTGCTGAAGTAGGAGCAG CCGTGGGTGTGGGAGCTGCacctgtagccctgactgccatGGGCTTCACAGGGACAGGAATAGCAGCAGCATCCATAGCAGCCAAGATGATGTCAGCAGCAGCCATCGCCAATGGGGGTGGAGTTGCAGCAGGAAGCCTGGTGGCCACACTGCAGTCAGTGGGTAAGTGTCCCTCCAGGCAAGATGACTGGAGAGACAGCCAAGGATggcatctccctgcctctccctccttttccaccTTATATATCACCTGTGTCTTCTAG
- the LOC119819327 gene encoding interferon alpha-inducible protein 27-like protein 2B, protein MALSGTGTFVTSLVCKITASTAMAKAGGGVSGTILAGSQGLTLLAQTALGSGAPVLGSAFGALKAGSILSGGPAYVLAVCPTGAKAAAAVLGGAMTVAAVPPVLGAVGFTGTGIAASSLAAKMMSLSAIANGGGVAAGSLVATLQSVGAAGLSVSSKVLLGSAASALVASVMGISQSSRPSLLREEDMKREGTGASLSNLENGQLTPGDNLPSWNVQDLPLGHHNGISKSSVLSLLTEEDRETEETSQASPTQRVIT, encoded by the exons ATGGCATTGTCTGGAACAGGCACATTTGTGACTTCCCTTGTCTGTAAGATAACAGCTTCAACAGCTATGGCCAAGGCTGGAGGTGGAGTCTCGGGGACCATTCTAGCTGGCTCCCAGG GGCTCACCCTGTTAGCCCAGACTGCCCTGGGCTCTGGAGCACCTGTGCTTGGATCTGCATTCGGAGCACTGAAGGCTGGAAGCATCCTGTCAGGGGGCCCTGCCTATGTCTTGGCTGTTTGTCCCACTGGAG ccaaggctgctgctgctgtgctcGGGGGAG CCATGACCGTAGCTGCTGTGCCCCCCGTGCTGGGTGCTGTGGGCTTCACTGGGACAGGAATTGCTGCCTCCTCTCTAGCAGCTAAGATGATGTCCTTGTCAGCTATTGCTAATGGGGGTGGAGTCGCGGCTGGTAGCCTGGTGGCCACTCTGCAGTCAGTGG gagCTGCAGGACTCTCCGTGTCATCTAAAGTCCTCTTAGGCTCTGCAGCATCTGCCCTGGTGGCCAGTGTGATGGGCATCTCTCAGAGTTCCAGACCTTCTCTCCTCAGAGAAGAGGACATGAAAAGAGAGGGGACCGGTGCCAGCTTGTCCAACCTAGAGAATGGTCAGTTAACCCCAGGGGACAATCTGCCATCCTGGAATGTACAGGATCTACCCTTGGGACATCATAATGGCATCTCTAAGAGTTCTGTCCTTTCACTCCTCACAGAAGAGGACAGGGAAACAGAGGAGACATCCCAAGCTTCTCCAACCCAGAGAGTGATCACTTAA